The Fragaria vesca subsp. vesca linkage group LG2, FraVesHawaii_1.0, whole genome shotgun sequence genome includes a window with the following:
- the LOC101300491 gene encoding uncharacterized protein LOC101300491: MTEEKDRRPETAAGDSAKRKLEDMSILLAKQKAQEIAARLVTNAESKRPRVDDESSFQPNPVYSAPAYPVFTAQTGHSYGSGTSKKIDIPNGKVGVIIGKQGETIRQLQLQSGAKIQITRDSEANPNSLTRDVELTGTSEQISRAEQLINDVIAEADAGGAAPPTNQGFNSMQAGGEQFVMKVPNNKVALIIGKGGETIRNMQAKSGARIQIVPLHLPPGDTSTERSVYINGGQEQIEAAKELVNEVISGKRLLNASGTNSYMHQPSYPPSGNWAPPGQPPIQQQQPHYGYTQPGGYGTPTAPTSYYGNYPAQVASWDQSNQVPSQPPQDSSGYNYYGQQPPMGSAPPNPAYYNQTSQGYAQQPPSYDQGYAQQPPSYDQSYAQQPPSYDQSYGQQPPHYGHNISSQAPASDQQQYGTPGYGPPAVSSGLDGSSSAQTTQPSSAYAPPYGQPTDNPQSGYWSHPSSTGQPHTQAGYYQQSYGEQQPAEDASAASQAASYGQGGYAQPDPSANGESQHQPDQQSQPPTNGYADQSSASDAERTGDRNVEGDGSAPPTEPVGSQN; the protein is encoded by the exons ATGACGGAAGAGAAAGATCGACGGCCGGAGACCGCCGCCGGCGACAGTGCAAAGCGGAAGCTGGAAGACATGAGTATCCTACTCGCGAAGCAGAAAGCTCAGGAAATCGCCGCCCGGCTCGTCACCAATGCCGAGTCGAAGCGCCCCCGAGTCGACGACGAGTCGTCGTTCCAGCCCAACCCCGTCTACTCCGCTCCCGCCTACCCTG TGTTCACTGCACAAACAGGACACTCTTATGGTTCAGGCACCAGCAAGAAAATAGATATTCCAAATGGAAAG GTTGGTGTAATTATTGGGAAGCAAGGAGAAACGATAAGACAACTACAATTACAGTCTGGGGCAAAAATCCAGATAACCAGGGATTCAGAAGCTAATCCTAATTCTCTAACGAGAGATGTGGAGTTGACGGGTACATCTGAACAGATTAGTAGAGCAGAACAACTTATCAATGATGTAATAGCAGAG GCAGATGCAGGGGGCGCTGCTCCACCTACAAATCAGGGATTTAACTCAATGCAGGCTGGAGGGGAACAGTTTGTCATGAAAGTTCCAAACAATAAG GTTGCTTTGATTATTGGCAAGGGGGGTGAGACTATCAGGAATATGCAAGCCAAGTCAGGAGCTCGCATTCAG ATTGTACCATTGCACCTTCCTCCTGGTGATACATCAACTGAGAGATCAGTATATATAAATGGAGGGCAAGAGCAAATTGAGGCAGCCAAAGAATTGGTGAATGAAGTTATCAGTGGG AAGCGTTTATTAAACGCATCTGGTACCAATAGCTATATGCATCAACCCTCCTATCCCCCTTCTGGTAATTGGGCCCCGCCTGGACAACCTCCAATTCAGCAACAGCAGCCTCATTATGGGTACACACAGCCCGGAGGTTATGGTACACCCACGGCACCTACCTCATACTATGGTAACTATCCGGCCCAGGTAGCAAGTTGGGATCAGTCAAACCAGGTACCATCTCAGCCACCTCAGGATAGCAGTGGATACAATTATTATGGACAACAACCACCAATGGGGTCAGCTCCCCCAAATCCTGCCTACTACAATCAGACATCTCAGGGTTATGCTCAGCAGCCACCAAGTTACGATCAGGGTTACGCTCAGCAGCCACCAAGTTATGATCAGAGTTACGCTCAGCAACCTCCAAGTTATGATCAGAGTTATGGTCAGCAGCCACCACACTATGGACATAACATCTCTAGTCAGGCTCCAGCATCTGATCAGCAACAATATGGAACTCCTGGATATGGGCCGCCAGCAGTGTCATCAGGCCTAGATGGCAGCTCTTCTGCACAAACGACTCAGCCATCATCTGCATATGCACCTCCTTATGGCCAGCCAACGGATAACCCACAGTCTGGGTATTGGTCTCATCCGAGCAGCACAGGCCAACCACACACTCAAGCTGGATATTACCAACAAAGTTATGGAGAGCAGCAGCCAGCCGAAGATGCTTCTGCAGCATCTCAGGCAGCATCATATGGACAAGGTGGGTATGCTCAGCCAGACCCTTCTGCCAATGGGGAGTCACAGCATCAGCCAGATCAGCAGTCACAGCCACCTACCAATGGATATGCAGACCAGTCGTCAGCTTCCGATGCTGAAAGGACTGGTGACAGGAATGTAGAAGGAGATGGATCAGCCCCTCCAACAGAACCTGTTGGTTCTCAAAACTGA